A single Cucumis melo cultivar AY chromosome 4, USDA_Cmelo_AY_1.0, whole genome shotgun sequence DNA region contains:
- the LOC103487010 gene encoding cullin-3A-like isoform X2, with protein sequence MDLFNQLYFVPAMVYYRNAYNMVLHKFGEKLYSGLVNTMSFHLKEISKGIEAAQGELFLVELNRKWADHNKALQMIRDILMYMDRTFIPSTHKTPVHELGLNLWRDVVIHSSKTQTRLRDTLLELVHMERSGEVINRGLMRNIIKMLMDLGSSVYQEDFEKHFLDVSADFYRLESQQFIESCDCGDYLKKAERRLNEEIERVSHYLDARSEPKITSVVEKEMIESHMQRLVHMENSGLVNMFVDDKYEDLGRMYNLFRRVPNGLSIVRDVMTSYIRDTGKQLVTDPDRIKDPVDYVQRLLDLKDKYDKVISLAFNNDKTFQNALNSSFEYFINLNARSPEFISLFVDDKLRRGLRGVSEEDIEIVLDKVMMLFRYLQEKDVFEKYYKQHLAKRLLSGKTVSDDAERSLIVKLKTECGYQFTSKLEGMFTDMKTSQDTMQGFYARFGAELGEGPTLVVQVLTTGSWPTQASTTCNLPPEILGICEKFKSYYLGTHTGRRLSWQTNMGSADLKATFGKGQKHELNVSTYQMCVLMLFNNADRLSYRDIEQATEIPAVDLKRCLQSLACVKGRNVLRKEPMSKDIAEDDAFFFNDKFTSKLYKVKIGTVVAQRESEPENQETRQRVEEDRKPQIEAAIVRIMKARRVLDHNNIVTEVTKQLQSRFLPNPVVIKKRIESLIEREFLERDKEDRKLYRYLA encoded by the exons ATGGATCTCTTCAATCAATTATATTTTGTTCCTGCAATGGTGTATTATCG GAACGCTTATAATATGGTGCTGCACAAATTTGGGGAAAAACTTTACTCTGGGCTTGTGAACACGATGTCATTTCATCTGAAAGAAATATCTAAAGGAATTGAAGCAGCTCAAGGAGAACTTTTTTTGGTAGAATTGAACAGAAAATGGGCAGATCACAACAAGGCTTTGCAAATGATCCGAGACATATTGATGTACATGGATAGAACTTTCATCCCAAGCACTCACAAAACGCCTGTTCATGAGCTTGGTTTGAATCTATGGAGGGACGTTGTTATCCACTCTAGCAAAACCCAGACCAGGCTCCGAGATACTCTTCTTGAACTTGTGCATATGGAAAGGAGTGGTGAAGTTATAAACAGGGGTTTAATGAGGAACATTATAAAGATGCTTATGGATTTAGGTTCTTCTGTTTACCAAGAAGACTTCGAAAAGCATTTTCTTGATGTCTCTGCAGATTTTTATCGTCTCGAGTCTCAGCAATTTATTGAGTCTTGTGACTGTGGGGATTATCTTAAAAAGGCTGAGAGACGCTTGAATGAAGAAATAGAAAGGGTGTCTCATTACTTAGATGCTAGAAGTGAACCGAAGATAACCAGCGTGGTGGAAAAAGAGATGATAGAAAGTCACATGCAAAGATTAGTCCATATGGAAAACTCAGGCTTAGTAAATATGTTTGTTGATGATAAATATGAAGATTTGGGCAGAATGTATAACTTGTTTCGACGTGTACCTAATGGGCTCTCTATTGTAAGAGATGTCATGACATCTTACATCCGTGATACAGGTAAGCAGCTGGTGACAGATCCTGATAGGATAAAGGATCCTGTGGACTATGTGCAGCGACTTCTTgatttgaaggataaatatgACAAGGTTATCAGCTTGGCATTCAACAATGACAAGACGTTCCAAAATGCCTTGAATTCCTCGTTTGAATATTTTATCAACCTGAATGCTCGATCTCCAGAATTTATCTCTTTGTTTGTGGATGACAAGCTTCGCAGAGGATTGAGAGGGGTTAGTGAGGAGGATATAGAAATTGTGCTAGATAAGGTTATGATGCTTTTCCGTTACCTTCAAGAGAAAGATGTATTTGAGAAATATTACAAGCAACATTTGGCCAAGAGGCTTCTGTCCGGAAAAACCGTGTCTGACGACGCTGAAAGAAGTTTGATTGTTAAGCTCAAAACAGAGTGTGGGTACCAATTTACCTCTAAGTTGGAGGGTATGTTCACTGATATGAAAACATCTCAGGATACGATGCAGGGTTTCTATGCAAGATTTGGTGCTGAGTTAGGAGAAGGTCCAACACTAGTTGTGCAGGTCCTGACTACAGGTTCATGGCCAACTCAAGCCAGCACAACTTGCAACCTTCCTCCAGAGATTCTTGGGATATGTGAAAAATTTAAAAGCTACTACCTTGGGACACATACTGGCCGTAGATTATCTTGGCAAACGAATATGGGGTCAGCCGATCTGAAAGCAACTTTTGGCAAGGGCCAGAAGCATGAGTTGAATGTTTCAACATATCAAATGTGCGTGCTAATGCTGTTCAACAATGCCGATCGTTTGAGTTATAGAGACATTGAGCAAGCTACAGAGATTCCAGCCGTAGACTTGAAAAGATGTCTACAGTCATTAGCCTGTGTGAAAGGACGGAATGTGCTCCGGAAGGAGCCGATGAGTAAGGACATCGCTGAAGATGATGCATTTTTCTTCAACGACAAATTCACGAGCAAGTTATACAAGGTGAAAATCGGTACTGTAGTTGCACAGAGGGAATCCGAGCCAGAAAACCAGGAAACACGACAGAGGGTAGAGGAAGACCGGAAACCACAGATCGAGGCAGCAATAGTCAGAATAATGAAGGCAAGACGTGTATTGGATCATAATAACATTGTCACTGAAGTCACAAAGCAGCTGCAATCAAGGTTTCTTCCCAACCCCGTTGTGATTAAAAAACGAATTGAATCTCTTATTGAGAGGGAGTTTTTGGAGAGGGACAAAGAAGATAGAAAACTGTACCGTTATCTTGCCTGA
- the LOC103487010 gene encoding cullin-3A-like isoform X1 → MSAQKKRNFQIEAFKHRVVVDPKYAEKTWKILEHAIHEIYNHNASGLSFEELYRNAYNMVLHKFGEKLYSGLVNTMSFHLKEISKGIEAAQGELFLVELNRKWADHNKALQMIRDILMYMDRTFIPSTHKTPVHELGLNLWRDVVIHSSKTQTRLRDTLLELVHMERSGEVINRGLMRNIIKMLMDLGSSVYQEDFEKHFLDVSADFYRLESQQFIESCDCGDYLKKAERRLNEEIERVSHYLDARSEPKITSVVEKEMIESHMQRLVHMENSGLVNMFVDDKYEDLGRMYNLFRRVPNGLSIVRDVMTSYIRDTGKQLVTDPDRIKDPVDYVQRLLDLKDKYDKVISLAFNNDKTFQNALNSSFEYFINLNARSPEFISLFVDDKLRRGLRGVSEEDIEIVLDKVMMLFRYLQEKDVFEKYYKQHLAKRLLSGKTVSDDAERSLIVKLKTECGYQFTSKLEGMFTDMKTSQDTMQGFYARFGAELGEGPTLVVQVLTTGSWPTQASTTCNLPPEILGICEKFKSYYLGTHTGRRLSWQTNMGSADLKATFGKGQKHELNVSTYQMCVLMLFNNADRLSYRDIEQATEIPAVDLKRCLQSLACVKGRNVLRKEPMSKDIAEDDAFFFNDKFTSKLYKVKIGTVVAQRESEPENQETRQRVEEDRKPQIEAAIVRIMKARRVLDHNNIVTEVTKQLQSRFLPNPVVIKKRIESLIEREFLERDKEDRKLYRYLA, encoded by the exons ATGAGTGCCCAAAAGAAGAGGAATTTCCAGATAGAGGCCTTTAAACACCGGGTCGTGGTGGATCCGAAATATGCTGAGAAGACCTGGAAGATTTTGGAACATGCAATTCACGAGATTTACAATCATAACGCTAGCGGTCTTAGCTTCGAAGAGCTTTACAG GAACGCTTATAATATGGTGCTGCACAAATTTGGGGAAAAACTTTACTCTGGGCTTGTGAACACGATGTCATTTCATCTGAAAGAAATATCTAAAGGAATTGAAGCAGCTCAAGGAGAACTTTTTTTGGTAGAATTGAACAGAAAATGGGCAGATCACAACAAGGCTTTGCAAATGATCCGAGACATATTGATGTACATGGATAGAACTTTCATCCCAAGCACTCACAAAACGCCTGTTCATGAGCTTGGTTTGAATCTATGGAGGGACGTTGTTATCCACTCTAGCAAAACCCAGACCAGGCTCCGAGATACTCTTCTTGAACTTGTGCATATGGAAAGGAGTGGTGAAGTTATAAACAGGGGTTTAATGAGGAACATTATAAAGATGCTTATGGATTTAGGTTCTTCTGTTTACCAAGAAGACTTCGAAAAGCATTTTCTTGATGTCTCTGCAGATTTTTATCGTCTCGAGTCTCAGCAATTTATTGAGTCTTGTGACTGTGGGGATTATCTTAAAAAGGCTGAGAGACGCTTGAATGAAGAAATAGAAAGGGTGTCTCATTACTTAGATGCTAGAAGTGAACCGAAGATAACCAGCGTGGTGGAAAAAGAGATGATAGAAAGTCACATGCAAAGATTAGTCCATATGGAAAACTCAGGCTTAGTAAATATGTTTGTTGATGATAAATATGAAGATTTGGGCAGAATGTATAACTTGTTTCGACGTGTACCTAATGGGCTCTCTATTGTAAGAGATGTCATGACATCTTACATCCGTGATACAGGTAAGCAGCTGGTGACAGATCCTGATAGGATAAAGGATCCTGTGGACTATGTGCAGCGACTTCTTgatttgaaggataaatatgACAAGGTTATCAGCTTGGCATTCAACAATGACAAGACGTTCCAAAATGCCTTGAATTCCTCGTTTGAATATTTTATCAACCTGAATGCTCGATCTCCAGAATTTATCTCTTTGTTTGTGGATGACAAGCTTCGCAGAGGATTGAGAGGGGTTAGTGAGGAGGATATAGAAATTGTGCTAGATAAGGTTATGATGCTTTTCCGTTACCTTCAAGAGAAAGATGTATTTGAGAAATATTACAAGCAACATTTGGCCAAGAGGCTTCTGTCCGGAAAAACCGTGTCTGACGACGCTGAAAGAAGTTTGATTGTTAAGCTCAAAACAGAGTGTGGGTACCAATTTACCTCTAAGTTGGAGGGTATGTTCACTGATATGAAAACATCTCAGGATACGATGCAGGGTTTCTATGCAAGATTTGGTGCTGAGTTAGGAGAAGGTCCAACACTAGTTGTGCAGGTCCTGACTACAGGTTCATGGCCAACTCAAGCCAGCACAACTTGCAACCTTCCTCCAGAGATTCTTGGGATATGTGAAAAATTTAAAAGCTACTACCTTGGGACACATACTGGCCGTAGATTATCTTGGCAAACGAATATGGGGTCAGCCGATCTGAAAGCAACTTTTGGCAAGGGCCAGAAGCATGAGTTGAATGTTTCAACATATCAAATGTGCGTGCTAATGCTGTTCAACAATGCCGATCGTTTGAGTTATAGAGACATTGAGCAAGCTACAGAGATTCCAGCCGTAGACTTGAAAAGATGTCTACAGTCATTAGCCTGTGTGAAAGGACGGAATGTGCTCCGGAAGGAGCCGATGAGTAAGGACATCGCTGAAGATGATGCATTTTTCTTCAACGACAAATTCACGAGCAAGTTATACAAGGTGAAAATCGGTACTGTAGTTGCACAGAGGGAATCCGAGCCAGAAAACCAGGAAACACGACAGAGGGTAGAGGAAGACCGGAAACCACAGATCGAGGCAGCAATAGTCAGAATAATGAAGGCAAGACGTGTATTGGATCATAATAACATTGTCACTGAAGTCACAAAGCAGCTGCAATCAAGGTTTCTTCCCAACCCCGTTGTGATTAAAAAACGAATTGAATCTCTTATTGAGAGGGAGTTTTTGGAGAGGGACAAAGAAGATAGAAAACTGTACCGTTATCTTGCCTGA
- the LOC103487011 gene encoding uncharacterized protein LOC103487011 has product MTKQLKENQEPLVSGGEFPATEAEESMRLICHPCDFHTPKTYKEVETDQESIGSSEETESPKSVAKVADWRKKLAYVHYQVRRIREEDLHLGEDIGEGFNAKEKINSIGGDWCDVRDNNNPPPHSSFHNHRVGSQMNVVIFSRPILPSSPLGGKNTFRAVS; this is encoded by the coding sequence ATGACGAAGCAATTGAAAGAGAATCAAGAACCTTTAGTCTCCGGCGGAGAGTTTCCGGCAACGGAAGCGGAGGAGTCGATGAGGTTGATTTGTCATCCTTGTGATTTTCACACTCCGAAGACGTACAAGGAAGTGGAGACGGATCAAGAAAGTATAGGATCGTCGGAGGAAACAGAGTCGCCGAAATCAGTAGCGAAGGTTGCAGACTGGAGGAAGAAACTAGCGTATGTTCATTACCAGGTTCGGAGAATCAGAGAAGAGGATTTGCATCTTGGTGAAGACATCGGTGAAGGCTTCAACGCAAAAGAGAAGATTAATTCGATTGGTGGAGATTGGTGCGATGTTCGAGATAATAATAATCCTCCTCCTCATTCTTCTTTTCATAATCATCGCGTTGGTTCTCAGATGAATGTCGTGATTTTCTCGAGGCCGATCTTGCCGAGCTCGCCGCTCGGCGGGAAGAACACATTTAGAGCCGTAAGTTAA